One Danio aesculapii chromosome 22, fDanAes4.1, whole genome shotgun sequence genomic window carries:
- the LOC130216146 gene encoding uncharacterized protein LOC130216146: MTHVFNLLSGISILLVLDVTSFHESVVSVSLVEEDSVSLHSGVKKQQRKDTEWYFNNLRIAQLNADLSFNCTDVHCNEGTERFRDRLKLDNQTGSLTIMNIRNTHSGEYKLLIKGNREITFNVTVYGDPAVQHNRLKKNQAESVTLNPGIRRDLIAVLKCLVNDILIAEISVNQSQICADVQCKERFTDRLKLDNETASLTITNIRITDSENYTLEIFIRSDERFSITREKRFSLIVVSPPPSHLSGSTIAGIVVVPVVVAAVAAVVAGVISHLCHRNDEAAPQIVSITHS; encoded by the exons ATGACTCACGTCTTTAATTTGCTCTCAGGAATCTCGATTTTACTCGTTCTTG ATGTGACCAGCTTTCACGAAAGTGTTGTGTCTGTGTCTTTGGTGGAAGAAGATTCCGTCAGTCTACACAGTGGTGTTAAAAAACAACAGCGTAAAGACACCGAATGGTATTTTAATAACCTCCGCATTGCTCAACTCAATGCAGATCTCAGTTTTAACTGTACAGATGTTCATTGTAATGAAGGCACTGAgagattcagagacagactgaagctggacaatcagactggatctctgaccatcatgaacatcagaaacacacactctgGAGAATATAAACTACTGATAAAGGGCAATAGAGAAATAACCTTTAATGTCACTGTCTATG GTGATCCTGCTGTTCAACATAATCGATTAAAGAAAAACCAGGCAGAATCTGTCACTCTTAATCCTGGCATAAGAAGAGACCTAATTGCTGTGCTGAAGTGTTTGGTTAATGACATTCTCATAGCTGAAATCAGTGTAAATCAGAGTCAGATCTGCGCTGATGTTCAGTGTAAAGAGAGATTCACAGACCGACTGAAACTGGACAATGAAACTGCATCTCTGACCATCACGAACATCAGAATAACAGACTCTGAAAATTATACATTAGAGATTTTCATCAGGAGTGACGAACGCTTCAGCATCACCAGAGAGAAGAGATTCAGCCTTATTGTTGTTT CTCCTCCACCTTCACATCTGTCTGGGAGCACAATTGCAGGAATAGTTGTTGTGCcagttgttgttgctgctgttgctgctgttgttgctgGTGTGATTTCTCACCTTTGCCACAGAAATGACGAAGCAGCCCCACAGATTGTAAGTATAACACACAGCTGA